In the genome of Podospora pseudocomata strain CBS 415.72m chromosome 7, whole genome shotgun sequence, the window ccgtcgttgtcgttgtcgttgtcgtcgtcggcgtcgtcgtATTCATGGTACTTGTATGTCGCTCCGTCATGGACCTCCCATCTCTTTTCCCTGTTCTTTTCATCTGATAGACCACACGGGGATCCCCCTGTATATTGAAGGACAAGTTTGCGCCCTCGGGGTACTAGGTTTCCGTCTGATAATCTGTCATGGATCGTCAGCGATGCTGCCGCCCCAAGCTGTTCCCAGTGTAAAGGCGTTCTTACCCTAAAGCATATATTTTGCCCTTGGTTTCATAGTATGCGCTCACGTTCTTCCATAGATCCTTGTCAAGTCCgacgacatcctccacctccttcaccacgGGACTGCAGAAGTTCAATGTAAAGTTTGAGCCATAATCCCAGCCTCTAGCCACATAATCGTCGACAGGCGAGCCCTTTGGTGGCTTCTCCCCCTCGGGCACAACTACTGCGGTGTCGGGTCGTAGGTCGAAGAAAgcgccggcgccggtggttgctgttgcgacACAGGGTGTGACTACAGGCGTGGATGCGGTGGCTGTCTTTGTAGCCTCCTCGGCGACTGCCTTGCCACTCAGGACAGCAAGGGTGCAGAGAAGGAGGGCTCTGGATGGTGTTTGCCGATGCATGGCTGAGAATATTTGATGACGTCGAATTTCGAATGGAACGGAGGCGTCCGGTCAAGGATGTTGGGGCTTGCTTGGCTTCGGGATGCAGATGCGCGCGTTCGCGCCGAGTGGCAGGGGTTGGGCGATATCGAGTGTTGTTGTTCACTGATGAAGTGTCGGAACACGAGGAAGCACAGGAGACAGTTGGCGACACGGGCGACGTCGTTTTCGATGTCGTGGCCGTTGGATAATGGAGGGTTGCTCCCAAACGCGGCCTTCACAGGTAACCGTTTTAGAAGCCGATGCCAACTGGGTCCTGGTACAAGGAAAAAAGGGAGGCGTTGAATGGGAgctgtgattggctgccTGGAGCACAAGGGGCTGGCCCTTGCAGCTGGCAGCGGGCAGTAGAGTGAAGTGCACATGTCAGAACAAAGCTTTAAGCTGGGGAAACACAATTGCCAGTGGAATGATGAAGCTCCTCATGAAGTGAcccaaagagagagagagtcaACAATAGAGCTCAAGCTGTCAGTCTCAACATCCATGGCAGCAGATCTCGGGTCCAAGTCCACCTGGAACTTTGATGCCAAGCACAGGGTAGTGTAGAATTGCCAAGGCTGTTGGCCCCTGACCCTCCACACAGCTCATCTGGAAAATGGATTCTCATGGTGCTGCGTCATTGGCTCAGACAAACTCAGGCCATCCGGAAAGCGCAGAGCCGACTGTGAACTTCTCTCAGGCCATCCGGGAACTCCAACGCCGACGCGGTAGAGACCATCCATCGTCAACGTCTTCAACGGACAACCGTCAGCATCTGGGCCTCCAGCTGATGTCATACCCCGGTATCCGCGGTTTCCACGGGCTCGACAGGACGCTACTTATATGCGACAAGCTCCCGCGACCATTGACAGTCGACTAATTAGTCAACACAGCGAACGCAGCAACAATGGGTTCCAAAGCACAGCAACCCATCGAGGCGTCGCGCAAGAAGCCCGAGTACGAGTTCTTTGGACCGTAAGTGCGAACAATCCCTCTTGCTGCCCCGCATTTCGCTAATCACGTCTTCTGCAGACCCGGCGCTGCCCTGATCAGCTTcgtcctcccacccctcgtCTACGCCATCACCTTTGCGTGTAACGATCTGTCCGGCTGCCCAGCGccttccctcctccatcccaaaaaCCTCGATCTCAATGTGTTGAAGCACGAAGTTGGTTGGCCACAAGATGGGTGGCCTGGTCTCTTCAGTTGGGAGGCCACAGGGTGGACCTTGGCTTTCTACCTCTTCAACGCCATCCTGTACAGAATCCTTCCCGCGACCGAGACCGAGGGCACAGTTTTGCGAAGTGGTGGCCGGTTGAAGTACAGATTCAATGCCTTCTCCACAACCATGTTCTGCATcgttgctgccgccgccggtacCATCGCCCAGGGCGCCGAGTTCCCCCTTTGGACCTACATCACCGACAACTATGTGCAGATTCTGACTGCCAACACACTCATTGCCTATGCGCTCGCCACTTTTGTCTACGTTCGCAGCTTCAGCGTCAAGCCTGGCAACCCCGAGAATCGCGAGCTTGCTGCCGGTGGCGTTACTGGCAACATAATATACGACTGGTACATTGGGCGCGAGCTCAACCCACgcgtcaccctccccttcattGGCGAGATCGACATCAAGGAGTGGATGGAGCTGCGCCCCGGCATGCTGACCTACATCTTGCTGAACGGGGCTTTCATTGCGAAGCAGTACCGCAACTATGGCTATGTCACCGACAGCATCGTCTTCGTGGCTGTCGTGCAGACACTTTACGTCTTGGACGGCCAGTACATGGAGCCCGCCATCATGACGACTATGGATATCACCACCGATGGGTTTGGGTTCATGCTTTCGTTTGGTGACCTTGTCTGGGTTCCATTCATCTACACCCAGCAGACACGTTACCTTGCCACCCACCCACAGACGCTGGGTCCTTTGGGACTTGCCGGTGTCGGTGCTTTGTTGGTGCTCGGCTTTGCCATCTTCCGCCTGTCCAACAGCCAGAAGAATGACTTCCGCACCAACCCCAATGACCCCAAGCTGGCCCATCTCAAGTATATGCCCACCAAGGCGGGCACTCGTCTGCTCATCTCTGGCTGGTGGGGCATTGCCAGACACATCAACTACTTTGGTGACTGGCTTCAGGCTTGGCCCTACAGTTTGCCCACCGGGCTTGCCGGCTACACCATCCTGTCTGCAGGAAGTGCTGCTGTGGATGGCGCGACCAGGATGCTTGACGGCCGCCAGGTTATCCCCGGTGAAGCCAAGGGGTGGGGCATCATCTTCACCTACTTTTACGTCTTGTACTTTGCCATTCTGTTGATCCACCGTGACCGCAGAGACGACGAGAAGTGCGCCAAGAAGTATGGCGAGGACTGG includes:
- the MRL1 gene encoding Cation-independent mannose-6-phosphate receptor CI-MPR (COG:T; COG:U; EggNog:ENOG503NYY9), whose amino-acid sequence is MHRQTPSRALLLCTLAVLSGKAVAEEATKTATASTPVVTPCVATATTGAGAFFDLRPDTAVVVPEGEKPPKGSPVDDYVARGWDYGSNFTLNFCSPVVKEVEDVVGLDKDLWKNVSAYYETKGKIYALGLSDGNLVPRGRKLVLQYTGGSPCGLSDEKNREKRWEVHDGATYKYHEYDDADDDNDNDNDGEDAESRRASKDKDDDDEDDDKKDKGKEKPKTQRRKSATFSFLCDRDPDTPTAASFVGTDPDECAYFFEVRSMHACSIAEPHKPGSVGPGSVFAIIFFIAVLVYVVGGVFYQRTVAHARGWRQLPNYSLWAGIWSFVVDMFTILTSSCGRLIPRRRGYHTLSGSPSGRRHSRDAENRLIDQLDEEWDD
- the ERG24 gene encoding erg24, C-14 sterol reductase (EggNog:ENOG503NUSE; COG:I; COG:T) is translated as MGSKAQQPIEASRKKPEYEFFGPPGAALISFVLPPLVYAITFACNDLSGCPAPSLLHPKNLDLNVLKHEVGWPQDGWPGLFSWEATGWTLAFYLFNAILYRILPATETEGTVLRSGGRLKYRFNAFSTTMFCIVAAAAGTIAQGAEFPLWTYITDNYVQILTANTLIAYALATFVYVRSFSVKPGNPENRELAAGGVTGNIIYDWYIGRELNPRVTLPFIGEIDIKEWMELRPGMLTYILLNGAFIAKQYRNYGYVTDSIVFVAVVQTLYVLDGQYMEPAIMTTMDITTDGFGFMLSFGDLVWVPFIYTQQTRYLATHPQTLGPLGLAGVGALLVLGFAIFRLSNSQKNDFRTNPNDPKLAHLKYMPTKAGTRLLISGWWGIARHINYFGDWLQAWPYSLPTGLAGYTILSAGSAAVDGATRMLDGRQVIPGEAKGWGIIFTYFYVLYFAILLIHRDRRDDEKCAKKYGEDWEKYKKTVRWRIIPYIY